The Caldisericia bacterium DNA window GTATATGGTGATTTAGAATGGGTAAGGTATAAAGAGACTGAAACAAGATATATAACTCCAGATTTCCCAAATGGTTTTAACGAATCACTAAGGTTGGATTTTCATTCCCCTTATGGTTGTTCAAAGGGCGTGGCAGACCAGTATATGCTTGATTACGCACGGATGTTTGGATTGAAAACCGTGGTCTTTAGACACTCTTCTATGTATGGAGGTAGGCAGTTTGCCACCTATGATCAGGGCTGGATTGGGTGGTTTTGTCAAAAGGCAATTGAGACAAAGAAAGGTATTTTAAAGGAGCCCTTTACTATATCTGGTGACGGGAAACAAGTAAGAGATGTCTTAAATTCAGATGATGTTATTAGACTTTACTTTGATACAGTGGAAAAAATAGAACAGGCAAAGGGTAAGGCTTTTAATATTGGTGGTGGAATGGAGAATAGTTTATCTTTGCTTGAGTTATTTGACTTTTTAGAAAGAGAGTTGGATTTAAGGCTTCAATACACAAAACTTCCATGGAGGGCAAGTGACCAGAAGGTATTTGTAGCCAACATTGAAAAAGCAAGGAAATTGATTGGATGGGAACCAAAGGTTGATAAGTTCACAGGCATTAGAAAAATGTTAAAGTGGATACAAGAAGAATGATAGGAAGGCTTTCTGTTTCAAGGAATTTCCAAAATTTACACGAACTGATACACTTTTCTGCTGGTTTTAAAAGATATTTTGCAAATACAGGATGGCTTCTTTTTGAAAGAATTTTAAGATTAGTTATTGTTTTTTTTGTAGGTGTATATGTAGCTCGATACTTAGGCCCGGCTAATTATGGATTATTGAGCTATGCAGGAAGTTTTGTAACACTTTTCTTAGCTATTGCCACATTGGGATTAGATAATATTGTTGTCAGGGATTTAGTGAAAGACGAGAGAGAAAGAGACAGATTGCTTGGCACTACCTTTGCTCTTAAATTTATCGGTTCTATTTTACTCTTGGCAATCCTTACCATTGCCGTTAGATTTACCAATAATGACAGTTTTACTAACTTACTTATTTTCATAATTGCTATTGGAACAATTTTTCAATCTTTTAATGTCATAGATTTTTATTTCCGAGCAAAGGTATTGTCAAAGTATGCTGTTTATGCTCGGACAATTTCTGGAATTTCGGTTGCTATTATAAAGCTTTTATTGATATCCCTTGGAGCAGGATTGATATATTTTGCGGCTGTTATGGTGATAGAAAGTGTAATTCTAGCCATAGGTCTTGTAACGGCATACATAAAACAAAAACTGAGTCTATTTAATTGGAAAATAAAATTTGATTTAGCAAAAAGGCTATTAAGAGATTCCTGGCCGCTTATATTATCAGGTGTAGCTATATCTATCTATATGAGAATTGACCAGGTAATGATAAAAAATATGCTTGATGCAAAAGCAGTAGGTAATTACGCAGTAGCAGTTAGATTATCTGAAGTATGGTATTTTATTCCTATGGCTATCACAAGTTCTTTTTTTCCGGCTATTATTAATGCAAAAAAAACAAGTGAGGAACTATACTATGGAAGATTGCAAAAATTATATGATTTGATGACCTGGTTGGCAATAGGCATAGCATTGCCTGTGGCATTATTAGCAAATGATATTATAAGGATACTATTTGGTACACAATACCAAGCTGCTGCGGGTGTATTGAGAATATATGTTTGGGCTGGGATATTTGTATTTTTAGGTGTGGCAAGTAGCCAGTATTTAATAGCCGAAAATTATACCAAAATCTCGTTTTACAGAACATTCATTGGTGCTATAGTTAATGTGGTCTTGAATATTATTATGATACCAAAATATGGGATAAATGGTGTTGCGGTGGCAACAGTGGTATCATATTTTGTTTCAGTTTTCTCAATTGTTTTAATTCCGAAAACTTACAAAAATTCTATTTTAATGCTAAAATCAATTTCAATGTATAGGAGTATTAGAGCAATATTAAATATGAGAGCCACA harbors:
- a CDS encoding GDP-mannose 4,6-dehydratase, with protein sequence MRYLITGGCGFMGSNLSAEVLKRKEELIIFDNLYRYGSYQNLEWLKSQGEFKFIHADIRNANDIEKVIKDVKPDVIFHLAGQVAMTTSIDNPRFDFEVNALGTFNLLEAVRKYAPESIVIYSSTNKVYGDLEWVRYKETETRYITPDFPNGFNESLRLDFHSPYGCSKGVADQYMLDYARMFGLKTVVFRHSSMYGGRQFATYDQGWIGWFCQKAIETKKGILKEPFTISGDGKQVRDVLNSDDVIRLYFDTVEKIEQAKGKAFNIGGGMENSLSLLELFDFLERELDLRLQYTKLPWRASDQKVFVANIEKARKLIGWEPKVDKFTGIRKMLKWIQEE
- a CDS encoding flippase, whose product is MIGRLSVSRNFQNLHELIHFSAGFKRYFANTGWLLFERILRLVIVFFVGVYVARYLGPANYGLLSYAGSFVTLFLAIATLGLDNIVVRDLVKDERERDRLLGTTFALKFIGSILLLAILTIAVRFTNNDSFTNLLIFIIAIGTIFQSFNVIDFYFRAKVLSKYAVYARTISGISVAIIKLLLISLGAGLIYFAAVMVIESVILAIGLVTAYIKQKLSLFNWKIKFDLAKRLLRDSWPLILSGVAISIYMRIDQVMIKNMLDAKAVGNYAVAVRLSEVWYFIPMAITSSFFPAIINAKKTSEELYYGRLQKLYDLMTWLAIGIALPVALLANDIIRILFGTQYQAAAGVLRIYVWAGIFVFLGVASSQYLIAENYTKISFYRTFIGAIVNVVLNIIMIPKYGINGVAVATVVSYFVSVFSIVLIPKTYKNSILMLKSISMYRSIRAILNMRATR